One window of Magallana gigas chromosome 2, xbMagGiga1.1, whole genome shotgun sequence genomic DNA carries:
- the LOC105338694 gene encoding sorting nexin-25 isoform X2 has product MKPTHQVLVGCGVVVFAVGYYYQLIGTVLSLLVQIVIAGLAVYLGVSWSLVQGKMYKPAAQPRESKMAQELIKQMEKRYEKKSDMKKVVITRNVDSALQEVLDLTIRDHILSWYSDLSKDQEAFLSSLRCDMWHMIDALTNRLRRIDKMRLISKDVVLIIHKHFQEVREYRRREDDKIAKKFILQPWLENSETETEFLRKVCETLLIALLPKEYANCHTLRRLLREILTSAVLKPSVDMLCDPDYINQKLINYIDYRRQLSEDTRKKYTYAATYEQFVKLIDKCEDLEALKQIRYNIMTEIIHATTIQNLKQEQNIPDKPLKPGEKGPSRGMGKGDLLKARNLKRYINQLTIAKVHSEKRIHSLGGIDYKSYETTEDSEKSGAPSAKILSFEEVMESADARMEFYKFLEKDDNQSLLGYCTDVERIQNAEKRKQYQLGKEIFDKYIASSTSAVKLERGLVREMESFLLGNSAGPEAFEMGQRAVLDLLKKQYYPSFLVSDTYQKYIQSLELENPSAASDQRREGPFFQPDSDDEEEYMDFNCDDSVIFKDQSYFADQKMEILDEKIQNKSHALKAIRESRTVEDSKAQKIERDLERELDALVQLRRNLEIHILRTQNWCENQGSWRVAVYEAEIQEVEDKRIPTFVLIVHLAGKEKSHNLQQSTEGWLVTRTIPEFNRLHEQLIEIDPLLKKKEMPSVRRFTTLDEKFLDDCKRMLNDYLTIIMEDAVLAQCEALYGFLTPNPEFFLQRKQEKKKEFFLTSIIKSSKLDRKDSTAEPFYRLVDEVFECHGMFKWLRRSFIMFVEVTFGRSINRQLRETVDWVFSESMIIYYISLFKNSMWPNGKLAESPPPKTDNQKLQTRLEAKEKFLNNMPDAVRTLLGEENGRRGAIKMFEVLQDTRLNKHLFYNLLEVFMLEICPELRENPDSVVKESC; this is encoded by the exons ATGAAACCAACACACCAAGTTTTAGTAGGTTGTGGAGTGGTTGTCTTTGCTGTGGGTTACTACTATCAGCTGATTGGAACAGTCCTTTCTCTGCTGGTACAGATTGTTATTGCTGGATTGGCAGTGTATCTAGGGGTGTCATGGTCTCTAGTTCAAGGCAAAATGTACAAACCAGCAGCTCAGCCAAGGGAATCAAAGATGGCACAAGAACTCATAAAACAAATG GAAAAGCGTTATGAGAAAAAGTCTGATATGAAAAAGGTTGTGATTACCAGAAATGTAGATAGTGCCCTACAGGAAGTCTTGGATCTCACCATCAGGGACCATATCTTGTCATGGTACTCGGACCTCTCCAAGGACCAGGAGGCATTTCTGAGTTCCCTCAG ATGTGACATGTGGCATATGATTGATGCTCTGACAAACCGTTTAAGAAGGATAGACAAAATGAGGTTAATTTCAAAGGATGTGGTGCTGATTATACACAAACATTTCCAGGAGGTCAGAGAATACAGGAGAAG GGAAGATGACAAAATAGCCAAAAAATTCATTCTGCAGCCTTGGCTGGAGAACAGTGAGACAGAGACCGAGTTTCTGAGGAAGGTTTGTGAGACACTGTTGATAGCTCTTCTACCTAAGGAGTATGCTAATTGCCACACGCTGAGGCGGCTACTCAGGGAGATCCTCACCTCGGCAG TTTTGAAGCCATCAGTAGATATGTTGTGTGACCCTGACTACATCAATCAAAAGCTGATAAACTACATAGACTATAGACGTCAGCTGTCAGAGGACACACGTAAGAAGTACACATATGCAGCCACCTACGaacagtttgtaaaactcatagaCAAGTGTGAAGACCTTGAGGCCTTGAAGCAAATCAG ATACAATATCATGACAGAAATCATCCATGCTACAACCATTCAGAACCTCAAGCAAGAGCAGAACATTCCAG ataaacctTTAAAACCCGGTGAAAAGGGACCATCCCGAGGTATGGGCAAAGGAGACTTACTAAAAGCAAGGAATCTGAAAAGATATATCAATCAG CTTACTATTGCAAAAGTGCACAGTGAAAAGAGAATCCATTCTCTTGGTGGAATAGATTACAAGAGCTATGAAACAACAGAAGACTCTGAAAAATCGGGGGCTCCAAGTGCCAAG ATCCTCTCCTTTGAGGAAGTGATGGAGTCAGCTGATGCAAGGATGGAGTTTTACaagtttttagaaaaagatgaCAACCAGTCCTTACTAGG GTATTGCACAGATGTTGAAAGAATCCAAAATGCAGAGAAG AGGAAACAATACCAGTTAGGGAAGGAGATCTTTGACAAGTACATTGCCAGTAGTACAAGTGCAGTCAAGTTGGAGAGAGGACTTGTGAGGGAAATGGAATCTTTCTTGCTAGGTAACTCTGCG GGTCCTGAAGCCTTTGAGATGGGACAGAGGGCAGTTTTGGATCTTTTGAAGAAACAGTATTATCCCTCATTCCTTGTCAGTGATACTTACCAGAAGTATATACAATCCTTAGAACTGGAAAATCCCTCAGCAGCCTCAGATCAAAGGAGAG AGGGGCCGTTTTTCCAGCCTGACAGTGATGATGAAGAGGAATACATGGACTTTAACTGTGATGACAGTGTTATCTTTAAGGACCAATCTTACTTCGCTGATCAGAAGATGGAAATACTAGACGAAAAAATTCAGAACAAGTCACATGCCCTCAAAGCCATCAGGGAGTCCCGTACAGTGGAGGACTCAAAA GCACAGAAGATAGAGAGAGACCTTGAGAGAGAATTGGATGCATTGGTTCAGCTAAGAAGGAATTTAGAGATCCACATCTTGAGAACACAGAACTGGTGTGAGAACCAGGGGTCATGGAGGGTGGCAGTGTATGAAGCGGAG ATTCAAGAGGTAGAGGACAAGAGAATACctacatttgttttaattgtgcACCTCGCAGGGAAGGAAAAGTCCCATAATCTTCAGCAAAGTACGGAGGGCTGGCTGGTCACCAGAACTATCCCAGAATTCAACAGACTGCACGAGCAACTCATTGAG ATTGACCCATTgctaaaaaagaaagaaatgccGTCTGTGAGAAGATTCACCACTTTGGATGAGAAATTCCTGGATGACTGTAAAAGAATGCTAAATGACTATCTTACT ATCATCATGGAGGATGCAGTTTTGGCTCAGTGTGAAGCCTTGTATGGATTCCTTACCCCTAATCCAGAGTTTTTCCTTCAAAGAAAACAGGAGAAGAAAAAAGAGTTCTTTTTAACATCCATAATCAAAAG TTCTAAGCTGGACCGGAAAGACTCGACTGCAGAACCATTTTACAGACTGGTGGATGAGGTGTTTGAGTGTCATGGTATGTTTAAGTGGCTCCGGCGCAGCTTCATCATGTTCGTGGAAGTCACATTCGGAAGATCAATAAATAG ACAGCTTCGTGAGACAGTGGACTGGGTATTTTCTGAGAGTATGATTATATACTACATCTCCCTCTTTAAAAACTCCATGTGGCCCAACGGCAAGCTGGCAGAGTCACCTCCCCCGAAGACTGACAATCAGAAACTACAGACAAGGCTAGAGGCCAAGGAAAAATTCCTGAATAATATGCCAG ATGCAGTGAGAACACTTCTAGGAGAGGAAAACGGACGGAGAGGAGCTATTAAAATGTTTGAAGTTTTACAAGACACGAGACTTAACAAACATCTGTTCTAT aACCTACTGGAGGTTTTCATGTTAGAAATTTGCCCAGAGCTGAGAGAGAATCCTGATTCTGTTGTGAAAGAGAGCTGCTAG
- the LOC105338694 gene encoding sorting nexin-25 isoform X1: protein MKPTHQVLVGCGVVVFAVGYYYQLIGTVLSLLVQIVIAGLAVYLGVSWSLVQGKMYKPAAQPRESKMAQELIKQMEKRYEKKSDMKKVVITRNVDSALQEVLDLTIRDHILSWYSDLSKDQEAFLSSLRCDMWHMIDALTNRLRRIDKMRLISKDVVLIIHKHFQEVREYRRREDDKIAKKFILQPWLENSETETEFLRKVCETLLIALLPKEYANCHTLRRLLREILTSAVLKPSVDMLCDPDYINQKLINYIDYRRQLSEDTRKKYTYAATYEQFVKLIDKCEDLEALKQIRYNIMTEIIHATTIQNLKQEQNIPDKPLKPGEKGPSRGMGKGDLLKARNLKRYINQLTIAKVHSEKRIHSLGGIDYKSYETTEDSEKSGAPSAKILSFEEVMESADARMEFYKFLEKDDNQSLLGYCTDVERIQNAEKRKQYQLGKEIFDKYIASSTSAVKLERGLVREMESFLLGNSAGPEAFEMGQRAVLDLLKKQYYPSFLVSDTYQKYIQSLELENPSAASDQRREGPFFQPDSDDEEEYMDFNCDDSVIFKDQSYFADQKMEILDEKIQNKSHALKAIRESRTVEDSKAQKIERDLERELDALVQLRRNLEIHILRTQNWCENQGSWRVAVYEAEIQEVEDKRIPTFVLIVHLAGKEKSHNLQQSTEGWLVTRTIPEFNRLHEQLIEIDPLLKKKEMPSVRRFTTLDEKFLDDCKRMLNDYLTIIMEDAVLAQCEALYGFLTPNPEFFLQRKQEKKKEFFLTSIIKSIGQIKQENVDELKLVEEEDDGSKLDRKDSTAEPFYRLVDEVFECHGMFKWLRRSFIMFVEVTFGRSINRQLRETVDWVFSESMIIYYISLFKNSMWPNGKLAESPPPKTDNQKLQTRLEAKEKFLNNMPDAVRTLLGEENGRRGAIKMFEVLQDTRLNKHLFYNLLEVFMLEICPELRENPDSVVKESC from the exons ATGAAACCAACACACCAAGTTTTAGTAGGTTGTGGAGTGGTTGTCTTTGCTGTGGGTTACTACTATCAGCTGATTGGAACAGTCCTTTCTCTGCTGGTACAGATTGTTATTGCTGGATTGGCAGTGTATCTAGGGGTGTCATGGTCTCTAGTTCAAGGCAAAATGTACAAACCAGCAGCTCAGCCAAGGGAATCAAAGATGGCACAAGAACTCATAAAACAAATG GAAAAGCGTTATGAGAAAAAGTCTGATATGAAAAAGGTTGTGATTACCAGAAATGTAGATAGTGCCCTACAGGAAGTCTTGGATCTCACCATCAGGGACCATATCTTGTCATGGTACTCGGACCTCTCCAAGGACCAGGAGGCATTTCTGAGTTCCCTCAG ATGTGACATGTGGCATATGATTGATGCTCTGACAAACCGTTTAAGAAGGATAGACAAAATGAGGTTAATTTCAAAGGATGTGGTGCTGATTATACACAAACATTTCCAGGAGGTCAGAGAATACAGGAGAAG GGAAGATGACAAAATAGCCAAAAAATTCATTCTGCAGCCTTGGCTGGAGAACAGTGAGACAGAGACCGAGTTTCTGAGGAAGGTTTGTGAGACACTGTTGATAGCTCTTCTACCTAAGGAGTATGCTAATTGCCACACGCTGAGGCGGCTACTCAGGGAGATCCTCACCTCGGCAG TTTTGAAGCCATCAGTAGATATGTTGTGTGACCCTGACTACATCAATCAAAAGCTGATAAACTACATAGACTATAGACGTCAGCTGTCAGAGGACACACGTAAGAAGTACACATATGCAGCCACCTACGaacagtttgtaaaactcatagaCAAGTGTGAAGACCTTGAGGCCTTGAAGCAAATCAG ATACAATATCATGACAGAAATCATCCATGCTACAACCATTCAGAACCTCAAGCAAGAGCAGAACATTCCAG ataaacctTTAAAACCCGGTGAAAAGGGACCATCCCGAGGTATGGGCAAAGGAGACTTACTAAAAGCAAGGAATCTGAAAAGATATATCAATCAG CTTACTATTGCAAAAGTGCACAGTGAAAAGAGAATCCATTCTCTTGGTGGAATAGATTACAAGAGCTATGAAACAACAGAAGACTCTGAAAAATCGGGGGCTCCAAGTGCCAAG ATCCTCTCCTTTGAGGAAGTGATGGAGTCAGCTGATGCAAGGATGGAGTTTTACaagtttttagaaaaagatgaCAACCAGTCCTTACTAGG GTATTGCACAGATGTTGAAAGAATCCAAAATGCAGAGAAG AGGAAACAATACCAGTTAGGGAAGGAGATCTTTGACAAGTACATTGCCAGTAGTACAAGTGCAGTCAAGTTGGAGAGAGGACTTGTGAGGGAAATGGAATCTTTCTTGCTAGGTAACTCTGCG GGTCCTGAAGCCTTTGAGATGGGACAGAGGGCAGTTTTGGATCTTTTGAAGAAACAGTATTATCCCTCATTCCTTGTCAGTGATACTTACCAGAAGTATATACAATCCTTAGAACTGGAAAATCCCTCAGCAGCCTCAGATCAAAGGAGAG AGGGGCCGTTTTTCCAGCCTGACAGTGATGATGAAGAGGAATACATGGACTTTAACTGTGATGACAGTGTTATCTTTAAGGACCAATCTTACTTCGCTGATCAGAAGATGGAAATACTAGACGAAAAAATTCAGAACAAGTCACATGCCCTCAAAGCCATCAGGGAGTCCCGTACAGTGGAGGACTCAAAA GCACAGAAGATAGAGAGAGACCTTGAGAGAGAATTGGATGCATTGGTTCAGCTAAGAAGGAATTTAGAGATCCACATCTTGAGAACACAGAACTGGTGTGAGAACCAGGGGTCATGGAGGGTGGCAGTGTATGAAGCGGAG ATTCAAGAGGTAGAGGACAAGAGAATACctacatttgttttaattgtgcACCTCGCAGGGAAGGAAAAGTCCCATAATCTTCAGCAAAGTACGGAGGGCTGGCTGGTCACCAGAACTATCCCAGAATTCAACAGACTGCACGAGCAACTCATTGAG ATTGACCCATTgctaaaaaagaaagaaatgccGTCTGTGAGAAGATTCACCACTTTGGATGAGAAATTCCTGGATGACTGTAAAAGAATGCTAAATGACTATCTTACT ATCATCATGGAGGATGCAGTTTTGGCTCAGTGTGAAGCCTTGTATGGATTCCTTACCCCTAATCCAGAGTTTTTCCTTCAAAGAAAACAGGAGAAGAAAAAAGAGTTCTTTTTAACATCCATAATCAAAAG CATCGGCCAGATCAAGCAAGAGAATGTTGATGAACTGAAACTGGTTGAGGAGGAGGATGATGG TTCTAAGCTGGACCGGAAAGACTCGACTGCAGAACCATTTTACAGACTGGTGGATGAGGTGTTTGAGTGTCATGGTATGTTTAAGTGGCTCCGGCGCAGCTTCATCATGTTCGTGGAAGTCACATTCGGAAGATCAATAAATAG ACAGCTTCGTGAGACAGTGGACTGGGTATTTTCTGAGAGTATGATTATATACTACATCTCCCTCTTTAAAAACTCCATGTGGCCCAACGGCAAGCTGGCAGAGTCACCTCCCCCGAAGACTGACAATCAGAAACTACAGACAAGGCTAGAGGCCAAGGAAAAATTCCTGAATAATATGCCAG ATGCAGTGAGAACACTTCTAGGAGAGGAAAACGGACGGAGAGGAGCTATTAAAATGTTTGAAGTTTTACAAGACACGAGACTTAACAAACATCTGTTCTAT aACCTACTGGAGGTTTTCATGTTAGAAATTTGCCCAGAGCTGAGAGAGAATCCTGATTCTGTTGTGAAAGAGAGCTGCTAG
- the LOC105338694 gene encoding sorting nexin-25 isoform X3, with the protein MKPTHQVLVGCGVVVFAVGYYYQLIGTVLSLLVQIVIAGLAVYLGVSWSLVQGKMYKPAAQPRESKMAQELIKQMEKRYEKKSDMKKVVITRNVDSALQEVLDLTIRDHILSWYSDLSKDQEAFLSSLRCDMWHMIDALTNRLRRIDKMRLISKDVVLIIHKHFQEVREYRRREDDKIAKKFILQPWLENSETETEFLRKVCETLLIALLPKEYANCHTLRRLLREILTSAVLKPSVDMLCDPDYINQKLINYIDYRRQLSEDTRKKYTYAATYEQFVKLIDKCEDLEALKQIRYNIMTEIIHATTIQNLKQEQNIPDKPLKPGEKGPSRGMGKGDLLKARNLKRYINQLTIAKVHSEKRIHSLGGIDYKSYETTEDSEKSGAPSAKILSFEEVMESADARMEFYKFLEKDDNQSLLGYCTDVERIQNAEKRKQYQLGKEIFDKYIASSTSAVKLERGLVREMESFLLGNSAGPEAFEMGQRAVLDLLKKQYYPSFLVSDTYQKYIQSLELENPSAASDQRREGPFFQPDSDDEEEYMDFNCDDSVIFKDQSYFADQKMEILDEKIQNKSHALKAIRESRTVEDSKAQKIERDLERELDALVQLRRNLEIHILRTQNWCENQGSWRVAVYEAEIQEVEDKRIPTFVLIVHLAGKEKSHNLQQSTEGWLVTRTIPEFNRLHEQLIEIDPLLKKKEMPSVRRFTTLDEKFLDDCKRMLNDYLTIIMEDAVLAQCEALYGFLTPNPEFFLQRKQEKKKEFFLTSIIKSIGQIKQENVDELKLVEEEDDGSKLDRKDSTAEPFYRLVDEVFECHGMFKWLRRSFIMFVEVTFGRSINRQLRETVDWVFSESMIIYYISLFKNSMWPNGKLAESPPPKTDNQKLQTRLEAKEKFLNNMPEPTGGFHVRNLPRAERES; encoded by the exons ATGAAACCAACACACCAAGTTTTAGTAGGTTGTGGAGTGGTTGTCTTTGCTGTGGGTTACTACTATCAGCTGATTGGAACAGTCCTTTCTCTGCTGGTACAGATTGTTATTGCTGGATTGGCAGTGTATCTAGGGGTGTCATGGTCTCTAGTTCAAGGCAAAATGTACAAACCAGCAGCTCAGCCAAGGGAATCAAAGATGGCACAAGAACTCATAAAACAAATG GAAAAGCGTTATGAGAAAAAGTCTGATATGAAAAAGGTTGTGATTACCAGAAATGTAGATAGTGCCCTACAGGAAGTCTTGGATCTCACCATCAGGGACCATATCTTGTCATGGTACTCGGACCTCTCCAAGGACCAGGAGGCATTTCTGAGTTCCCTCAG ATGTGACATGTGGCATATGATTGATGCTCTGACAAACCGTTTAAGAAGGATAGACAAAATGAGGTTAATTTCAAAGGATGTGGTGCTGATTATACACAAACATTTCCAGGAGGTCAGAGAATACAGGAGAAG GGAAGATGACAAAATAGCCAAAAAATTCATTCTGCAGCCTTGGCTGGAGAACAGTGAGACAGAGACCGAGTTTCTGAGGAAGGTTTGTGAGACACTGTTGATAGCTCTTCTACCTAAGGAGTATGCTAATTGCCACACGCTGAGGCGGCTACTCAGGGAGATCCTCACCTCGGCAG TTTTGAAGCCATCAGTAGATATGTTGTGTGACCCTGACTACATCAATCAAAAGCTGATAAACTACATAGACTATAGACGTCAGCTGTCAGAGGACACACGTAAGAAGTACACATATGCAGCCACCTACGaacagtttgtaaaactcatagaCAAGTGTGAAGACCTTGAGGCCTTGAAGCAAATCAG ATACAATATCATGACAGAAATCATCCATGCTACAACCATTCAGAACCTCAAGCAAGAGCAGAACATTCCAG ataaacctTTAAAACCCGGTGAAAAGGGACCATCCCGAGGTATGGGCAAAGGAGACTTACTAAAAGCAAGGAATCTGAAAAGATATATCAATCAG CTTACTATTGCAAAAGTGCACAGTGAAAAGAGAATCCATTCTCTTGGTGGAATAGATTACAAGAGCTATGAAACAACAGAAGACTCTGAAAAATCGGGGGCTCCAAGTGCCAAG ATCCTCTCCTTTGAGGAAGTGATGGAGTCAGCTGATGCAAGGATGGAGTTTTACaagtttttagaaaaagatgaCAACCAGTCCTTACTAGG GTATTGCACAGATGTTGAAAGAATCCAAAATGCAGAGAAG AGGAAACAATACCAGTTAGGGAAGGAGATCTTTGACAAGTACATTGCCAGTAGTACAAGTGCAGTCAAGTTGGAGAGAGGACTTGTGAGGGAAATGGAATCTTTCTTGCTAGGTAACTCTGCG GGTCCTGAAGCCTTTGAGATGGGACAGAGGGCAGTTTTGGATCTTTTGAAGAAACAGTATTATCCCTCATTCCTTGTCAGTGATACTTACCAGAAGTATATACAATCCTTAGAACTGGAAAATCCCTCAGCAGCCTCAGATCAAAGGAGAG AGGGGCCGTTTTTCCAGCCTGACAGTGATGATGAAGAGGAATACATGGACTTTAACTGTGATGACAGTGTTATCTTTAAGGACCAATCTTACTTCGCTGATCAGAAGATGGAAATACTAGACGAAAAAATTCAGAACAAGTCACATGCCCTCAAAGCCATCAGGGAGTCCCGTACAGTGGAGGACTCAAAA GCACAGAAGATAGAGAGAGACCTTGAGAGAGAATTGGATGCATTGGTTCAGCTAAGAAGGAATTTAGAGATCCACATCTTGAGAACACAGAACTGGTGTGAGAACCAGGGGTCATGGAGGGTGGCAGTGTATGAAGCGGAG ATTCAAGAGGTAGAGGACAAGAGAATACctacatttgttttaattgtgcACCTCGCAGGGAAGGAAAAGTCCCATAATCTTCAGCAAAGTACGGAGGGCTGGCTGGTCACCAGAACTATCCCAGAATTCAACAGACTGCACGAGCAACTCATTGAG ATTGACCCATTgctaaaaaagaaagaaatgccGTCTGTGAGAAGATTCACCACTTTGGATGAGAAATTCCTGGATGACTGTAAAAGAATGCTAAATGACTATCTTACT ATCATCATGGAGGATGCAGTTTTGGCTCAGTGTGAAGCCTTGTATGGATTCCTTACCCCTAATCCAGAGTTTTTCCTTCAAAGAAAACAGGAGAAGAAAAAAGAGTTCTTTTTAACATCCATAATCAAAAG CATCGGCCAGATCAAGCAAGAGAATGTTGATGAACTGAAACTGGTTGAGGAGGAGGATGATGG TTCTAAGCTGGACCGGAAAGACTCGACTGCAGAACCATTTTACAGACTGGTGGATGAGGTGTTTGAGTGTCATGGTATGTTTAAGTGGCTCCGGCGCAGCTTCATCATGTTCGTGGAAGTCACATTCGGAAGATCAATAAATAG ACAGCTTCGTGAGACAGTGGACTGGGTATTTTCTGAGAGTATGATTATATACTACATCTCCCTCTTTAAAAACTCCATGTGGCCCAACGGCAAGCTGGCAGAGTCACCTCCCCCGAAGACTGACAATCAGAAACTACAGACAAGGCTAGAGGCCAAGGAAAAATTCCTGAATAATATGCCAG aACCTACTGGAGGTTTTCATGTTAGAAATTTGCCCAGAGCTGAGAGAGAATCCTGA